A stretch of the Luteimonas sp. JM171 genome encodes the following:
- a CDS encoding pilin — MKKMQKGFTLIELMIVVAIIAILAAIAIPAYNDYVTRAQVSEAVSLAGGLKAPLAEYGANEADWPELVGPTATATATQIPATLVGEYATISSEIDGTYPAGVITATMTDGRADTQILNFATTDGGATWECGATGTTIESKWLPQACR, encoded by the coding sequence ATGAAAAAGATGCAGAAGGGCTTCACCCTGATCGAACTGATGATCGTTGTGGCGATCATTGCCATCTTGGCGGCCATTGCTATTCCGGCATACAACGACTATGTAACGCGGGCGCAAGTGTCTGAGGCAGTTAGCCTCGCGGGCGGTCTTAAGGCCCCCTTGGCAGAGTACGGCGCCAACGAGGCTGATTGGCCTGAGCTGGTCGGCCCGACGGCGACCGCCACGGCCACGCAGATCCCCGCGACGTTGGTTGGCGAATACGCCACGATCAGCTCCGAAATTGATGGTACCTATCCTGCTGGTGTCATCACTGCCACGATGACGGACGGTCGCGCCGACACTCAGATTCTGAACTTTGCGACCACCGATGGCGGCGCTACGTGGGAGTGCGGCGCCACTGGTACCACCATTGAGTCCAAGTGGCTTCCGCAGGCTTGCCGTTAA
- a CDS encoding bifunctional DedA family/phosphatase PAP2 family protein, with translation MTNAWFDNTLAWISAHPVAAGVVIFLIAFLDSLVIVGIVVPAMPLLFAVGALIGLGHVDGPYAIACAAAGAFSADAFSYWVGRRWGPEMRSVWPFRRYPQLFDRGENLFRRHDVKSILVARFVGAVRPFVPAIAGMLRMRLRRYLPVSAVAAAAWAALFLAPGWIFGASYEAVAAVADRLALVLLALLAVLALVWACVLYIYRWFDARAEDLLARALRWTRARPRLGRYAAALIDPKRPESPSLAILAVLLIGIGWAWFALLTTVVMRGEALLVDLRTWELMTTLRNPLADRLMAGLASIGDAEVLVPAAGLAMIWLAWRRRWMAMMHWLAAMGFGVVLTALLEAVISMPPPPTAHGGFGFPSMTVTMTTITFGFFAILIARELPGRSRVWPYLVSGIVVGAMGFARIYLGAHWLTDVIGGMLLGIVWLLVLGLAYRSHVNRSFWMRPLAAIFYGTFAVAALWHAPKAVDPMLAALTPPPPTATIAAADWWDDGWSTLPPRRNERDHALRWPLDVQVAGPLEPLQAHLAGFGWEPQPQADWEATLGLLDDSLEPQAQPVLPATLDTEAETLLLRRQVTPEHAQVLRLWRAPVALADGTPLWVGSVQTLQFTRHFDLFGLWQPRPDGHAAWDDLREAVEGLDARIEPHPRSGLPVMRLRTVPMANAGPR, from the coding sequence ATGACCAACGCCTGGTTCGACAACACCCTGGCCTGGATCAGTGCGCATCCGGTGGCCGCGGGCGTGGTGATCTTCCTGATCGCGTTCCTCGATTCGCTGGTGATCGTGGGCATCGTGGTGCCGGCGATGCCGCTGCTGTTCGCGGTCGGCGCGCTGATCGGGCTGGGCCACGTGGATGGCCCGTACGCGATCGCCTGCGCCGCGGCGGGCGCCTTCAGCGCCGATGCCTTCAGCTACTGGGTGGGCCGGCGCTGGGGCCCGGAAATGCGCAGCGTGTGGCCCTTCCGGCGCTACCCGCAGCTGTTCGACCGCGGCGAGAACCTGTTCCGCCGCCACGACGTCAAGAGCATCCTGGTGGCGCGGTTCGTGGGCGCGGTGCGGCCGTTCGTACCCGCGATCGCCGGCATGCTGCGGATGCGGCTGCGCCGCTACCTGCCGGTCAGCGCGGTGGCCGCCGCGGCGTGGGCGGCGCTGTTCCTGGCGCCGGGGTGGATCTTCGGCGCCTCGTATGAGGCGGTGGCCGCGGTGGCCGACCGGCTGGCGCTGGTGCTGCTGGCGCTGCTGGCGGTGCTGGCCCTGGTGTGGGCCTGCGTGCTCTACATCTACCGCTGGTTCGACGCTCGCGCGGAAGACCTGCTGGCCCGCGCCCTCCGCTGGACCCGGGCCCGGCCGCGATTGGGCCGGTATGCTGCGGCGCTGATCGACCCCAAGCGGCCGGAATCCCCCTCGCTGGCCATCCTGGCGGTGCTGCTGATCGGCATCGGCTGGGCCTGGTTCGCCCTGCTGACCACGGTGGTGATGCGCGGCGAGGCGCTGCTGGTGGACCTGCGCACCTGGGAGCTGATGACCACCCTGCGCAACCCGCTGGCCGACCGGCTCATGGCCGGGCTGGCCTCGATCGGCGATGCGGAGGTGCTGGTGCCCGCGGCCGGGCTGGCGATGATCTGGCTGGCATGGCGCCGGCGCTGGATGGCGATGATGCACTGGCTGGCGGCGATGGGCTTTGGCGTGGTGCTCACCGCGCTCCTGGAGGCGGTGATCAGCATGCCGCCGCCGCCCACGGCCCACGGCGGGTTCGGCTTCCCGTCCATGACGGTGACCATGACCACCATCACCTTCGGCTTCTTCGCGATCCTGATCGCGCGCGAGCTGCCGGGGCGTTCGCGGGTGTGGCCCTACCTGGTGTCGGGCATCGTGGTGGGGGCGATGGGATTTGCGCGCATCTATCTGGGCGCGCACTGGCTCACGGATGTGATCGGCGGGATGCTGCTGGGGATCGTGTGGCTGCTGGTGCTGGGCCTGGCCTACCGCAGCCACGTCAACCGCTCCTTCTGGATGCGGCCGCTGGCGGCGATCTTCTACGGCACATTCGCGGTGGCGGCCCTGTGGCATGCGCCCAAGGCGGTGGACCCGATGCTGGCGGCGCTCACCCCTCCCCCGCCGACGGCGACGATCGCCGCCGCCGACTGGTGGGACGACGGCTGGAGTACCCTGCCCCCGCGCCGCAATGAGCGCGACCACGCCCTGCGCTGGCCCCTGGACGTGCAGGTGGCCGGGCCGCTGGAACCGCTGCAGGCGCACCTGGCAGGATTTGGCTGGGAACCGCAGCCGCAGGCGGACTGGGAGGCCACCCTGGGCCTGCTGGATGACAGCCTGGAGCCTCAGGCGCAGCCGGTGCTGCCGGCCACGCTGGATACCGAGGCGGAAACGCTGCTGCTGCGCCGGCAGGTGACGCCGGAACACGCCCAGGTCCTGCGCCTGTGGCGGGCCCCGGTGGCGCTGGCCGATGGCACGCCGCTGTGGGTCGGCTCGGTGCAGACCCTCCAGTTCACCCGCCATTTCGACCTGTTCGGCCTGTGGCAGCCCCGCCCCGACGGCCATGCCGCATGGGACGACCTGCGCGAAGCCGTGGAAGGCCTCGACGCCCGCATCGAGCCCCACCCCCGGTCCGGCCTCCCCGTCATGCGCCTCCGCACGGTGCCGATGGCGAACGCCGGCCCACGTTGA
- the thiE gene encoding thiamine phosphate synthase: MNDTHTARPRGLYLITPDEPDTARLLERVAAVIGQACWLQYRNKGADAGLRAAQARALQALCREAGVPLIINDDPQLARDCGADGVHLGEDDGDVAAARELLGADAIIGASCYDDIGRAARMAAAGADYLAFGAFFPSSSKATTRRATPSLLGDAAALGKPLVAIGGITADNAPELVSAGADLLAVIGGVFDAPDPAVAASALRLAFAA; the protein is encoded by the coding sequence ATGAATGACACCCACACCGCGCGCCCGCGCGGGCTCTACCTGATCACGCCCGATGAACCGGACACCGCGCGCCTGCTGGAGCGGGTGGCGGCGGTGATCGGTCAGGCCTGCTGGCTGCAGTACCGCAACAAGGGCGCCGATGCCGGGCTGCGCGCGGCCCAGGCCAGGGCGCTGCAGGCGCTGTGCCGCGAGGCCGGCGTACCGCTGATCATCAATGATGATCCACAGTTGGCCCGCGACTGCGGCGCCGATGGCGTGCACCTGGGCGAAGACGACGGCGATGTGGCGGCTGCGCGGGAACTGCTGGGCGCCGACGCCATCATTGGCGCCTCCTGCTATGACGACATCGGCCGCGCCGCGCGCATGGCCGCCGCCGGCGCCGACTACCTCGCCTTCGGAGCGTTCTTCCCCAGCAGCAGCAAGGCCACCACCCGCCGCGCAACGCCGTCGCTGCTGGGTGATGCCGCCGCGCTCGGAAAGCCGCTGGTGGCCATTGGCGGGATCACCGCCGACAATGCCCCGGAGCTGGTTTCCGCCGGTGCGGACCTGCTGGCCGTCATTGGCGGCGTGTTCGACGCGCCCGATCCGGCCGTCGCCGCCAGCGCCCTGCGCCTGGCCTTCGCGGCCTGA
- the mpl gene encoding UDP-N-acetylmuramate:L-alanyl-gamma-D-glutamyl-meso-diaminopimelate ligase, translating into MKIHILGIAGTFMGGVAALARESGVTVEGSDQAVYPPMSTQLERLGIELRQGYDPKHISDNVDEVIVGNALSRGNPAVEALLDSGRSYTSGAQWLAENVLPGRTTIAVAGTHGKTTTSTILAWLLQAGGREAGFLIGGVPEGFGVSARRGSDPLFVVEADEYDTAFFDKRSKFVHYRPKVAILNNLEFDHADIFENLAAIERQFHHLVRTIPGSGRLLVNGEDANLARVLEMGCWTPVERFGIDGKFDWNARLVEADGSVFEVLHDGRPVGTVRWPLLGRHNVMNALGALAACHAVGVDVAAVIPALEDFGSVKRRMELLGEVDGIRVYDDFAHHPTAIATTLDGLRASAGDARIVVAMEPRSNSMRLGAHADALAPAFDKADAVVFLHRPGLEWDSHKVVSAVRGDAVAVPDADALVAAVLERVGAGDRVVFMSNGGFDDAPRRFLAALRARSGA; encoded by the coding sequence TTGAAGATCCACATCCTCGGCATCGCCGGCACCTTCATGGGCGGGGTGGCGGCACTGGCGCGCGAGTCCGGCGTCACCGTCGAAGGCAGCGACCAGGCGGTGTACCCGCCGATGTCCACCCAGCTGGAGCGGCTGGGCATCGAACTGCGCCAGGGCTATGACCCGAAGCACATCTCCGACAACGTCGACGAGGTGATCGTCGGCAACGCGCTCTCGCGCGGCAATCCGGCGGTGGAGGCGCTGCTGGATTCCGGCCGCAGCTATACCTCGGGCGCGCAGTGGCTGGCCGAGAACGTGCTGCCCGGGCGCACCACCATCGCGGTGGCCGGCACCCACGGCAAGACCACGACCAGCACCATCCTGGCCTGGCTGCTGCAGGCGGGCGGCCGCGAGGCGGGGTTCCTGATTGGCGGGGTGCCGGAGGGGTTCGGGGTGTCGGCGCGGCGCGGCAGCGATCCGCTGTTCGTGGTGGAGGCCGACGAGTACGACACCGCGTTCTTCGACAAGCGCAGCAAGTTCGTCCATTACCGGCCGAAGGTGGCGATCCTCAACAACCTGGAGTTCGATCACGCCGACATCTTCGAGAACCTGGCGGCGATCGAGCGCCAGTTCCACCATCTGGTGCGCACGATCCCGGGCAGCGGCCGGCTGCTGGTGAACGGCGAGGACGCAAACCTGGCGCGGGTGCTGGAGATGGGGTGCTGGACGCCGGTGGAGCGCTTTGGCATCGACGGCAAGTTCGACTGGAATGCCCGGCTGGTGGAGGCGGACGGCAGCGTGTTCGAGGTGCTGCACGACGGCCGGCCGGTGGGCACGGTGCGCTGGCCGCTGCTGGGGCGGCACAACGTGATGAACGCGCTCGGGGCGCTGGCGGCCTGCCACGCGGTGGGTGTAGATGTGGCGGCGGTGATCCCAGCCCTGGAAGATTTTGGCAGCGTGAAGCGCCGGATGGAGCTGCTGGGCGAGGTGGACGGCATCCGGGTGTATGACGACTTCGCACACCATCCGACGGCGATTGCCACCACGTTGGATGGCCTGCGGGCCAGCGCGGGCGATGCCCGGATCGTGGTGGCGATGGAGCCGCGCAGCAATTCCATGCGCCTGGGCGCACATGCCGACGCGCTGGCGCCGGCGTTCGACAAGGCCGACGCGGTGGTGTTCCTGCACCGGCCGGGGCTGGAGTGGGATTCGCACAAGGTGGTCTCTGCGGTGCGCGGCGACGCGGTGGCGGTGCCGGATGCCGATGCGCTGGTGGCGGCGGTGCTGGAGCGCGTCGGGGCGGGCGACCGGGTGGTGTTCATGTCCAACGGCGGCTTCGACGACGCGCCGCGGCGGTTCCTGGCGGCGCTGCGGGCGCGCTCCGGGGCGTGA
- a CDS encoding rubredoxin, whose product MPLPPPHQVHYPMNATATQATFRTWMCVVCGFIYDEAAGMPEEGIAPGTRWEDVPEDWTCPDCGVTKDDFEMEPV is encoded by the coding sequence ATGCCGCTTCCCCCGCCGCATCAGGTCCATTATCCGATGAACGCCACCGCCACGCAGGCCACCTTCCGCACCTGGATGTGCGTCGTGTGCGGATTCATCTACGACGAGGCCGCGGGCATGCCCGAGGAAGGCATTGCCCCGGGCACGCGCTGGGAAGACGTGCCCGAGGACTGGACCTGCCCGGACTGCGGGGTCACCAAGGACGACTTCGAGATGGAGCCGGTCTGA
- the hemL gene encoding glutamate-1-semialdehyde 2,1-aminomutase → MKHDKSHALFSRALELIPGGVNSPVRAFKSVGGEPFFVERADGAYLHDVDGNRYIDYVGSWGPMIVGHNHPKVREAVQEAIGNGLSFGAPTPSEVTMAETINRLVPSCEVVRMVNSGTEATLSAIRLARGATGRQRIVKFEGCYHGHGDSFLVKAGSGMLTLGVPTSPGVPEGLSELTSTISYNDFEGATKLFDEVGSEVAAVIIEPVVGNANCLPPREGYLQHLRDLCTKHGALLIFDEVMTGFRVALGGAQARYGVTPDLTTFGKIIGGGMPVGAYGGRRDLMEQIAPAGPIYQAGTLSGNPVAMAAGLAMLELVQEPGFHDRLEATANRLCDGLEAAARDAGVPVTTNRVGAMFGLFFTEQKVDTFAGATACDMDAFNRFFHAMLERGVFLAPSAYEAGFISSAHDEAVINATIEAAREAFRVVAAA, encoded by the coding sequence ATGAAGCACGACAAGTCCCACGCCCTGTTCTCCCGCGCGCTCGAGCTGATCCCCGGCGGCGTCAATTCCCCGGTGCGCGCGTTCAAGTCCGTGGGGGGCGAGCCGTTCTTCGTCGAGCGCGCCGACGGCGCCTACCTGCATGACGTGGATGGCAACAGGTACATCGACTACGTCGGCTCCTGGGGCCCGATGATCGTGGGCCACAACCACCCGAAGGTGCGCGAGGCGGTGCAGGAAGCAATCGGCAACGGCCTGTCGTTCGGCGCGCCCACGCCGTCGGAAGTGACCATGGCCGAGACCATCAACCGCCTGGTGCCTTCGTGCGAGGTGGTGCGGATGGTGAACTCGGGCACCGAGGCTACCCTGTCGGCGATCCGGCTGGCGCGCGGCGCCACCGGGCGCCAGCGCATCGTCAAGTTCGAGGGCTGCTACCACGGCCACGGCGATTCGTTCCTGGTGAAGGCCGGCAGCGGGATGCTGACGCTGGGTGTGCCCACCTCGCCGGGCGTGCCGGAAGGGCTGAGCGAGCTCACTTCGACCATCAGCTACAACGATTTCGAGGGGGCGACGAAGCTGTTCGACGAGGTCGGCAGCGAAGTGGCGGCGGTGATCATCGAGCCGGTGGTGGGCAACGCCAACTGCCTGCCGCCGCGCGAGGGCTACCTGCAGCACCTGCGCGATCTGTGCACGAAGCACGGGGCGCTGCTGATCTTCGACGAGGTGATGACCGGCTTCCGGGTGGCCCTGGGCGGGGCGCAGGCACGCTATGGGGTGACGCCGGACCTGACCACGTTCGGGAAGATCATCGGCGGCGGGATGCCGGTGGGTGCCTACGGCGGGAGGCGTGATCTGATGGAGCAGATTGCGCCGGCAGGACCGATCTACCAAGCCGGCACGCTCAGCGGGAACCCGGTGGCGATGGCGGCAGGGCTGGCGATGCTGGAGCTGGTGCAGGAGCCGGGCTTCCATGACCGCCTCGAGGCGACTGCGAACAGGCTGTGCGACGGGTTGGAGGCGGCGGCGCGCGATGCCGGCGTGCCGGTGACCACCAATCGCGTGGGGGCGATGTTCGGGCTGTTCTTCACCGAGCAGAAGGTCGACACCTTTGCGGGCGCGACGGCCTGCGACATGGATGCGTTCAACCGGTTCTTCCACGCGATGCTGGAGCGCGGGGTGTTCCTGGCGCCTTCGGCGTACGAGGCCGGGTTCATCTCATCGGCGCACGATGAGGCCGTCATCAACGCCACCATCGAAGCCGCCCGTGAAGCCTTCCGCGTTGTCGCCGCGGCATAG
- a CDS encoding LON peptidase substrate-binding domain-containing protein, which translates to MDGGPATMLPLFPLGSVLVPGASLGLRVFEPRYLDLVRECGRTGGTFGVCLILEGDEVGAPATPAAWGTEAVIVDFDRGADGLLALQVRGARRFRVQQVRVRDNGLLVAGVEWQARDPEVPPRPEHALLRDVLAGILEQAGSDPYAVPKEKMEDAAWIGWRLAELLPLEPNQRLGLLQESDPHARLQKILDFIS; encoded by the coding sequence ATGGACGGGGGCCCGGCCACCATGCTTCCGCTCTTTCCCCTGGGCTCGGTGCTGGTGCCCGGCGCGTCGCTGGGGCTGCGGGTGTTCGAGCCGCGCTACCTGGATCTGGTGCGCGAGTGCGGGCGTACCGGCGGCACGTTCGGCGTGTGCCTGATCCTCGAGGGTGATGAGGTTGGTGCGCCGGCCACGCCGGCGGCCTGGGGCACCGAGGCGGTGATCGTGGATTTCGACCGCGGTGCAGACGGCCTGCTGGCCCTGCAGGTCCGCGGCGCCCGACGCTTCCGGGTGCAGCAGGTGCGCGTGCGCGACAACGGCCTGTTGGTGGCCGGGGTGGAGTGGCAGGCGCGCGATCCGGAGGTTCCGCCGCGGCCCGAGCACGCGCTGCTGCGCGACGTGCTGGCCGGGATCCTCGAACAGGCGGGATCGGATCCCTACGCGGTGCCCAAGGAGAAGATGGAGGACGCCGCCTGGATCGGCTGGCGCCTGGCCGAGCTGCTGCCGCTCGAGCCCAACCAGCGGCTGGGCCTGCTGCAGGAATCCGACCCGCACGCCCGCCTGCAGAAGATCCTGGATTTCATTTCGTAA
- a CDS encoding adenylate kinase encodes MRLVLLGAPGSGKGTQAARLKERLGVPHISTGDLLRAEVAAGSPLGQQAKAVMERGDLVSDEILLGMLEERLARDDVRTGFILDGYPRNLAQARALGELLERLAQPFDAAVQLEVDNELLIERLAGRAQQEGRADDNSETVRKRLAVYDEQTAPVIDFYREQGQLTTVDGVGTLDEVFERILSAIGADQTAA; translated from the coding sequence ATGCGACTGGTATTACTCGGGGCCCCGGGGTCGGGCAAGGGAACGCAGGCCGCGCGCCTGAAGGAGCGGCTGGGGGTTCCGCACATTTCCACCGGCGACCTGCTGCGGGCGGAAGTGGCGGCGGGCTCGCCGCTTGGCCAGCAGGCGAAGGCAGTGATGGAGCGGGGCGACCTGGTCTCCGACGAGATCCTGCTGGGAATGCTGGAGGAGCGGCTGGCGCGCGATGACGTGCGCACGGGCTTCATCCTCGACGGCTACCCGCGGAACCTCGCGCAGGCCAGGGCACTGGGCGAACTGCTTGAGCGCCTGGCCCAGCCGTTCGACGCGGCGGTGCAGCTGGAGGTGGACAACGAGCTGCTGATCGAGCGCCTGGCCGGCCGCGCCCAGCAGGAAGGCCGCGCCGACGACAACTCCGAAACCGTGCGCAAGCGCCTGGCGGTGTACGACGAGCAGACCGCCCCGGTGATCGATTTCTACCGCGAGCAGGGCCAGCTCACCACCGTGGATGGCGTTGGCACGCTGGACGAGGTGTTCGAGCGCATCCTGTCGGCGATCGGCGCGGACCAGACGGCTGCCTGA
- a CDS encoding phosphotransferase — protein sequence MTQDAAVEIKALKADSFGRISLMRGADGSVFVRRDLRHVPLWLRLPAWWLARREARGLEQVRGMADVPQLLAWDGRRLDRSYMEGAAMYQRPPRGDLPYFRAARRKLQELHRRGVAHNDLAKEANWLVLEDGRPGIIDFQLAVVGNPRSRWMRLLAREDLRHLLKHKRMYCREHLTPVERRVLKRHSWVRDLWFRTGKPVYRFVTRRILKWEDNEGQGPKP from the coding sequence ATGACCCAGGACGCAGCGGTGGAAATCAAGGCGCTCAAGGCCGACAGCTTTGGCCGCATCTCGCTGATGCGCGGCGCCGATGGCAGCGTGTTCGTGCGCCGCGACCTGCGCCACGTGCCGCTGTGGCTGCGCCTGCCGGCATGGTGGCTGGCCCGGCGCGAGGCGCGCGGGCTGGAGCAGGTGCGCGGCATGGCCGATGTGCCGCAGCTGCTGGCCTGGGACGGCCGCCGCCTGGACCGCAGCTACATGGAGGGCGCGGCGATGTACCAGCGCCCGCCGCGCGGCGACCTGCCCTACTTCCGCGCCGCCCGCCGCAAGCTGCAGGAGCTGCACCGGCGCGGCGTGGCCCACAACGACCTGGCCAAGGAGGCCAACTGGCTGGTGCTCGAGGACGGCCGCCCGGGCATCATCGATTTCCAGCTGGCGGTGGTGGGCAACCCGCGCTCGCGATGGATGCGCCTGCTGGCCCGCGAGGACCTGCGCCACCTGCTCAAGCACAAGCGCATGTACTGCCGCGAACACCTCACCCCGGTGGAAAGGCGCGTGCTCAAGCGGCACTCGTGGGTGCGCGACCTGTGGTTCCGCACCGGCAAACCGGTGTACCGCTTCGTCACCCGGCGGATCCTGAAATGGGAAGACAACGAAGGCCAGGGGCCCAAGCCCTGA
- a CDS encoding 6-phosphofructokinase: MASGTLLYAQSGGVTAVINATASAVIQEARARKVKVLAGKNGILGVLREELIDTSREPISAIRGLAHTPGGAFGSCRYKLGTLEDDRARYERLLEVLQAHDVRWFLYNGGNDSADTALKMSKLAEEFDYPLTCIGVPKTVDNDLALTDCCPGFGSAAKYTAVSVREAALDVAAMADTSTRVFIYETMGRHAGWLAASAGLAGNGRDEAPHLILFPERPFDEAEFLAAVDKVVARVGWCVVAASEGIRTADGSFVADAGAGKDSFGHTQLGGVASHLAGRVKDALGHKVHWAVPDYLQRSARHIASKTDLDQAMAVGKAAVQLAMQGHNATMPIIRRTSDSPYRWKIEPAPLSRIANREKTVPARFIRSDGFGITAAGRRYLEPLIRGEAYPPYGRDGVPAYVALENEMVAPKLKPWDG; this comes from the coding sequence ATGGCTTCCGGAACACTTCTCTATGCCCAGTCCGGCGGCGTCACCGCCGTCATCAACGCCACCGCATCGGCCGTCATACAGGAAGCGCGCGCGCGCAAGGTCAAGGTACTGGCCGGAAAGAACGGTATCCTGGGCGTGCTGCGCGAGGAGCTGATCGACACCAGCCGCGAGCCGATTTCAGCGATCCGCGGCCTGGCCCACACCCCCGGCGGCGCCTTCGGCTCCTGCCGCTACAAGCTCGGCACCCTGGAAGACGACCGCGCGCGCTATGAGCGGCTGCTTGAGGTTCTGCAGGCGCACGACGTGCGCTGGTTCCTCTACAACGGCGGCAACGACTCGGCCGACACCGCCCTCAAGATGTCGAAGCTGGCGGAAGAATTCGACTACCCCCTCACCTGCATCGGCGTGCCCAAGACGGTCGACAACGACCTCGCGCTCACCGACTGCTGCCCCGGCTTCGGCTCGGCGGCCAAGTACACCGCCGTGTCCGTGCGCGAGGCCGCGCTGGACGTGGCCGCGATGGCCGATACCTCCACCCGCGTGTTCATCTACGAAACCATGGGCCGCCACGCCGGCTGGCTGGCCGCGTCCGCGGGCCTGGCCGGCAACGGCCGGGACGAAGCCCCGCACCTCATCCTCTTCCCAGAACGGCCGTTCGACGAAGCGGAGTTCCTGGCGGCCGTGGACAAGGTGGTCGCGCGCGTGGGCTGGTGCGTGGTAGCCGCCAGCGAGGGCATCCGCACCGCCGACGGCAGCTTTGTGGCCGACGCCGGCGCCGGCAAGGACTCATTCGGCCACACCCAGCTGGGCGGCGTGGCCTCGCATTTGGCGGGCCGGGTGAAGGACGCCCTGGGCCACAAGGTGCACTGGGCCGTGCCCGACTACCTGCAGCGCTCCGCCCGCCACATCGCATCCAAGACCGACCTGGACCAGGCCATGGCCGTGGGCAAGGCCGCCGTGCAGCTCGCTATGCAGGGGCACAACGCCACCATGCCGATCATCAGGCGCACCTCTGACAGCCCGTATCGCTGGAAGATCGAGCCGGCGCCACTCAGCCGCATCGCCAACCGGGAGAAGACCGTGCCGGCGCGGTTCATCCGCAGCGACGGCTTCGGGATCACCGCCGCCGGGCGCAGGTACCTGGAGCCGCTGATCCGGGGAGAGGCGTACCCGCCGTATGGTCGGGACGGGGTCCCCGCGTACGTGGCCCTGGAGAACGAGATGGTGGCGCCGAAGCTGAAACCGTGGGACGGATGA
- a CDS encoding NAD(P)-dependent oxidoreductase — MTTLAGKTLFITGASRGIGRAIALRAARDGANIAIVAKSGVPNPKLPGTIHTVAEEVEQAGGRALPIQCDIREEQQVLDAVAATVAEFGGLDILINNASAIWLRGTLDTPMKRYDLMQQVNARGTFLCAQACLPHLLKADNPHILTLAPPPSLDPKWWGPHTGYTLAKMGMSFVTIGLAAEFGPQGVAANALWPRTVIATDAIRMIPGVDPAQCRKPEILADAAHAILVRDAKGFSGQFLIDDEVLAEAGVSDLSGYAVDPSKPLLPDLFLDP; from the coding sequence ATGACAACGCTTGCAGGCAAGACCCTCTTCATCACCGGCGCATCGCGCGGCATCGGCCGCGCCATCGCCCTGCGCGCCGCGCGCGACGGGGCCAACATCGCCATCGTCGCCAAATCCGGCGTGCCCAACCCAAAGCTGCCGGGGACCATCCATACCGTGGCCGAGGAGGTGGAGCAGGCCGGCGGCCGCGCGCTGCCGATCCAGTGCGACATCCGCGAGGAGCAGCAGGTGCTCGATGCCGTCGCGGCCACCGTCGCCGAATTCGGCGGCCTGGACATCCTCATCAACAATGCCAGCGCCATCTGGCTGCGCGGCACGCTCGACACCCCGATGAAGCGCTACGACCTGATGCAGCAGGTCAACGCGCGCGGCACCTTCCTGTGCGCCCAGGCCTGCCTGCCGCACCTGCTCAAGGCCGACAACCCGCACATCCTCACCCTGGCCCCCCCACCGTCGCTGGACCCCAAGTGGTGGGGCCCGCACACCGGCTACACCCTGGCCAAGATGGGCATGAGCTTTGTCACCATCGGCCTGGCGGCGGAATTCGGCCCGCAGGGCGTGGCCGCCAACGCCCTCTGGCCCCGCACCGTTATCGCCACCGACGCCATCCGCATGATCCCCGGCGTCGACCCGGCACAGTGCCGCAAGCCCGAGATCCTCGCCGACGCTGCCCACGCCATCCTGGTGCGCGATGCCAAGGGCTTCAGCGGCCAGTTCCTGATTGATGACGAAGTGCTGGCGGAGGCCGGCGTGAGCGACCTGTCAGGTTACGCGGTCGATCCCTCCAAGCCGCTCCTGCCGGACCTGTTCCTCGATCCCTGA